GGGCCGGAGTGCACCAGCAGGTGCGGTCGGGTGAGGTGGACGTGCTGCTGGTCTCGCCCGAGCGGTTGAACAATCCCGGCTTCCGGGACGAGGTGCTGCCCCAGCTCGCGGCCACGGCCGGACTGGTCGTCATCGACGAGGCCCACTGCATCTCCGACTGGGGCCACGACTTCCGGCCCGACTACCGCCGCATCCGTACGCTGCTGACCGATCTGCCGTCCGGGATCCCGGTGCTGGCCACCACGGCCACCGCGAACGCCCGGGTCACCACCGACGTGGCCGAGCAGTTGCAGATCGCCGACGCCGCGCCGGTTCTCGTGTTGCGGGGGACGCTGGACCGGGAGTCGCTGCATCTCGGTGTGGTCAAGCTGCCCGACCAGCCGTCGCGGTTGGCCTGGCTGGCCCAGCACCTGCCCGAGCTGCCCGGCTCCGGGATCATCTACTGCCTGACCGTGGCGGCCACCGAGCAGGTGGCCGATTTCCTGCGCGGCAACGGTTTCGAGGTGGCCGCGTACTCCGGTCAGACCGAACAGGCCGACCGATTGCAGGCCGAGGACGACCTGATCAACAACCGGGTCAAGGCGCTGATCGCCACCTCAGCCCTTGGTATGGGTTTCGACAAGCCGGACCTCGGCTTCGTCGTTCACCTGGGGGCCCCGAACTCGCCGATCGCCTACTACCAGCAGGTGGGCCGGGCCGGCCGTGGCGTGGAGAACGCCACCGTGGTGCTGCTGCCCGGCCAGGAGGACCAGGACATCTGGAACTACTTCGGCTCGCTCGGGTTCCCGGCCGAATTCGATGTGCTGCAGACGTTGTCGGAGCTGGAGGCGGCCGGACGGCCGCTGTCCCTGCCGGCGCTCGAACCGCGGGTCCAGCTGCGGCGTTCGCGGCTGGAGATGATGCTCAAGGTGCTCGACGTCGATGGTGCCGTGCAACGGGTGTCGGGCGGCTGGACGGCGACCGGGAAACCGTGGACGTACGACACCGGCCGCTACGAGCGGGTGGCCCAGGCCCGCAAGGTCGAGGAGCAGGCCATGATCACCTACCAGCAGACGTCCGACTGCCGGATGAACTACCTGCGTCTCCAACTCGACGACGACCCGGGCAGCGTCGGCTGCGGGCGCTGCGACAACTGCGGTGGGCTCCGCCTCGATGCATCGGCCGACGTCTCCGGGGTGGAGGCGGCGCGGGCGAAGCTCTCGATCCCTGGAATCGCCGTTGATCCCCGTGGTCAGTGGCCCACCGGCATGTCGGCGATGGGGGTTTCACTGTCCGGGAAGATCCCGATGGGGGAGCGGGCCGAGCCCGGCCGGGCGGTCGGCCGCTTGGACGGGATCGGTTGGGGCACTGCCCTTCGCGATGCGTTGCGCGCGGACGCGGCCGACGGGCCGACGCCGGTACCGCTGCGCCACGCTGCGGTGGACGTACTCAATGCGTGGCCCGAGCTGGCGCAGATCGACGGCGTGGTCTTCCTGGAATCCGTGACGAAACGCGAACTGGTCGAGCACCTGGCGACCGGGATGGCCCGGTACCGCAAGGTCCCGGTGCTGGCCCGGTTCGACCTGCTCTCCGACGGGCCGCCGCCCCCGTCGGCGGTGAACTCCGCGCAGCGACTCAAAGGCATCCTCGGCCGGCACCGGCTCGACCATCCGGAAGCGGTGGCCGGCCAACGGGTTCTGCTGATCGACGACCGGACCGACAGCGGCTGGACGTTGGCCGTGGCCGCCCGCGAGTTGCGTCGCGCCGGCGCCGCGGCGGTCTTCCCGTTCGTGCTTGCGGTCGGCTGAAACGG
This window of the Nakamurella panacisegetis genome carries:
- a CDS encoding RecQ family ATP-dependent DNA helicase, with protein sequence MSTESLTTTGLRERAEEHLRALVGSDAATLRDDQWTAIEALVAGRRRALVVQRTGWGKSAVYFVATALLREQGAGPTVIISPLLSLMRNQIAAAGRAGISAVTINSANSEQWAGVHQQVRSGEVDVLLVSPERLNNPGFRDEVLPQLAATAGLVVIDEAHCISDWGHDFRPDYRRIRTLLTDLPSGIPVLATTATANARVTTDVAEQLQIADAAPVLVLRGTLDRESLHLGVVKLPDQPSRLAWLAQHLPELPGSGIIYCLTVAATEQVADFLRGNGFEVAAYSGQTEQADRLQAEDDLINNRVKALIATSALGMGFDKPDLGFVVHLGAPNSPIAYYQQVGRAGRGVENATVVLLPGQEDQDIWNYFGSLGFPAEFDVLQTLSELEAAGRPLSLPALEPRVQLRRSRLEMMLKVLDVDGAVQRVSGGWTATGKPWTYDTGRYERVAQARKVEEQAMITYQQTSDCRMNYLRLQLDDDPGSVGCGRCDNCGGLRLDASADVSGVEAARAKLSIPGIAVDPRGQWPTGMSAMGVSLSGKIPMGERAEPGRAVGRLDGIGWGTALRDALRADAADGPTPVPLRHAAVDVLNAWPELAQIDGVVFLESVTKRELVEHLATGMARYRKVPVLARFDLLSDGPPPPSAVNSAQRLKGILGRHRLDHPEAVAGQRVLLIDDRTDSGWTLAVAARELRRAGAAAVFPFVLAVG